A stretch of the Streptomyces sp. NBC_00078 genome encodes the following:
- a CDS encoding A24 family peptidase: MSTGLLVAVAALWGAATGALLPRAVYRFSVPSGEDWRDQCPGEHPLGRWIGRARCERCGPTEPSYGPGVAAPAIATALVCAALAAATGTRPELGVWLLLAPVGVLLAVVDFRVKRLPDVLTLPLAGAAPALLGAAALVPEHAGDWLTALYGGLALGGAFFVLFLINPGGMGFGDVKLALGLGAALGWYGWPTVMLGTFAAFLLGALYGGALVVVRRAGRKTAIAFGPFLITGAFVGLLIGAYAA; encoded by the coding sequence TTGAGTACGGGGCTGTTGGTCGCCGTCGCCGCGCTGTGGGGTGCGGCGACGGGGGCGCTGCTGCCGCGCGCCGTGTACCGCTTCTCCGTACCGTCCGGGGAGGACTGGCGGGACCAGTGCCCCGGCGAGCATCCCCTCGGCCGGTGGATCGGGCGGGCCAGGTGCGAGCGGTGCGGGCCCACCGAACCGTCCTACGGCCCCGGCGTCGCCGCCCCGGCGATCGCCACCGCCCTCGTCTGCGCCGCCCTCGCCGCCGCCACCGGTACCCGGCCCGAGCTGGGCGTCTGGCTGCTGCTCGCGCCCGTCGGCGTGCTGCTCGCGGTGGTCGACTTCCGGGTGAAGCGGCTGCCCGACGTCCTGACGCTGCCGCTCGCGGGCGCCGCGCCGGCGCTCCTCGGGGCGGCGGCACTCGTACCGGAGCACGCCGGTGACTGGCTCACCGCGCTGTACGGCGGCCTCGCGCTCGGCGGCGCCTTCTTCGTGCTGTTCCTCATCAACCCCGGCGGCATGGGCTTCGGCGACGTCAAACTGGCGCTGGGCCTGGGCGCCGCGCTCGGGTGGTACGGCTGGCCGACGGTCATGCTGGGCACCTTCGCCGCGTTCCTGCTCGGGGCGCTCTACGGGGGCGCGCTCGTTGTCGTACGGCGGGCCGGGCGCAAGACGGCCATCGCGTTCGGGCCGTTCCTGATCACCGGAGCGTTCGTCGGGCTCCTGATCGGCGCGTACGCGGCCTGA
- the mqnC gene encoding cyclic dehypoxanthinyl futalosine synthase — MTEKADLQSVLDRAAAGGRITPEEALDLYRDAPLHALGAAADAVRRRRYAGTEHIATYIIERNINYTNVCVTACKFCAFYAAPKDTAKGWTRDLDDILRRCAETVELGGTQIMFQGGHHPDYGVEYYEKHFAAIKQAFPQLVIHSLGASEVEHMARISKVSVEEAITRIHAAGLDSFAGAGAELLPERPRKAIAPLKESGERWLEIMETAHRLGVESTSTMLMGTGETNAERIEHLRMIRDVQDRTGGFRAFIPYTYQPENNHLKGRTQATLFEYLRMIAIARLFMDNIQHIQGSWLTTGKEVGQLSLHYGADDLGSIMLEENVVSSAGAKHRSNRLEIIDLIRKAGRVPAQRATTYEHIVVHDDPANDPVDERVMSHISSTAIEGGTAHPELKLLTSN; from the coding sequence GTGACCGAGAAGGCCGATCTTCAGTCCGTCCTCGACCGTGCCGCGGCCGGCGGACGGATCACCCCGGAAGAGGCCCTCGACCTCTACCGCGACGCCCCGCTGCACGCGCTCGGCGCCGCCGCGGACGCCGTACGCCGCCGCAGGTACGCGGGCACCGAGCACATCGCGACGTACATCATCGAGCGCAACATCAACTACACGAACGTGTGCGTCACGGCGTGCAAGTTCTGCGCCTTCTACGCCGCCCCGAAGGACACGGCGAAGGGCTGGACGCGCGACCTCGACGACATCCTGCGGCGCTGCGCGGAGACCGTCGAGCTGGGCGGCACCCAGATCATGTTCCAGGGCGGACACCACCCGGACTACGGCGTCGAGTACTACGAGAAGCACTTCGCCGCCATCAAGCAGGCCTTCCCGCAGCTCGTCATCCACAGCCTGGGGGCGAGCGAGGTCGAGCACATGGCGCGGATCTCGAAGGTGTCGGTCGAGGAGGCCATCACCCGCATCCACGCCGCCGGCCTCGACTCCTTCGCGGGTGCCGGTGCCGAGCTGCTCCCCGAGCGGCCCCGCAAGGCCATCGCGCCCCTCAAGGAGAGCGGCGAGCGCTGGCTGGAGATCATGGAGACCGCCCACCGGCTGGGCGTGGAGTCGACGTCGACCATGCTCATGGGCACCGGCGAGACCAACGCCGAGCGCATCGAGCACCTGCGGATGATCCGCGACGTACAGGACCGGACGGGCGGCTTCCGCGCCTTCATCCCGTACACCTACCAGCCGGAGAACAACCACCTGAAGGGCCGTACGCAGGCCACGCTCTTCGAGTACCTGCGGATGATCGCGATCGCGCGGCTGTTCATGGACAACATCCAGCACATCCAGGGCTCCTGGCTGACGACCGGCAAGGAGGTCGGCCAGCTGTCGCTGCACTACGGCGCCGACGACCTCGGCTCGATCATGCTGGAGGAGAACGTCGTCTCGTCCGCCGGTGCAAAGCACCGCTCCAACCGGCTTGAGATCATCGACCTGATCAGGAAGGCCGGCCGGGTCCCCGCCCAGCGGGCCACGACGTACGAGCACATCGTCGTCCACGACGACCCGGCGAACGATCCCGTCGACGAGCGGGTCATGTCCCACATCTCGTCCACGGCGATCGAGGGCGGCACCGCACATCCCGAGCTGAAGCTCCTCACCTCCAACTGA